The proteins below come from a single Arthrobacter crystallopoietes genomic window:
- a CDS encoding LysR family transcriptional regulator, which translates to MDIDPRRLRVLLAIARTGGVLAAADELRITPSAVSQQLNKLEDETKHALVVRTPKGSVLTPAGLAIAEAAEEIERALNVARARMEGGAELAGIVRVGGFTSFLRTIVIPHLPEWRVQYPQLQIRIFEDDLPALIRMLRQRELDAVVVELDSATAAQRSLPAGMSEEPMLDEPWKLVVPSEALIDTENVDLARLPLPWIGVEHSAANASVIGRLHRSTGGQAKTVHQYQETLTALALVAAGEGVAVVPALALSGVVQDGVDVLDVPGLGTRRIVLRRFDRRKSVNGPVDTVARLLRESVAAFDAHAVVQRP; encoded by the coding sequence ATGGATATAGATCCGCGCCGGCTCCGCGTGCTTCTGGCGATTGCGCGTACGGGCGGTGTGCTGGCCGCCGCTGATGAACTGCGGATTACGCCTTCGGCCGTCTCCCAGCAGCTCAACAAGTTGGAAGACGAGACGAAACACGCCTTGGTCGTGCGGACACCAAAGGGCTCGGTGCTGACGCCTGCCGGGCTGGCGATAGCGGAGGCTGCCGAGGAGATCGAGCGTGCTCTCAACGTCGCACGCGCCCGGATGGAAGGCGGGGCAGAGCTCGCAGGAATCGTGCGCGTGGGCGGATTTACCAGCTTCCTCCGGACAATAGTGATCCCTCACCTGCCCGAATGGCGTGTCCAATACCCCCAACTGCAGATCAGGATCTTTGAGGACGACCTCCCGGCGTTAATCCGAATGCTCCGTCAGCGCGAGCTCGATGCCGTGGTGGTCGAGTTGGACTCAGCGACGGCGGCGCAACGCTCGCTACCCGCCGGAATGTCCGAGGAGCCGATGCTGGACGAGCCGTGGAAGCTAGTCGTTCCCTCCGAGGCCCTTATCGACACCGAGAACGTCGACCTTGCCCGGCTGCCGCTTCCGTGGATCGGCGTCGAACATTCAGCCGCCAACGCTTCAGTCATCGGCCGGCTCCACAGGTCAACAGGAGGCCAGGCAAAGACAGTCCATCAGTACCAGGAGACGCTGACCGCCCTCGCGCTGGTAGCCGCGGGAGAAGGAGTTGCCGTCGTCCCGGCCCTGGCGTTGAGCGGTGTCGTCCAGGACGGTGTCGACGTCCTGGATGTCCCCGGTCTCGGTACCCGACGCATCGTTCTGCGGCGGTTCGACCGGCGAAAGTCCGTCAACGGGCCAGTGGACACAGTCGCCCGCCTTCTTCGGGAATCGGTTGCTGCGTTCGACGCGCACGCGGTGGTCCAGAGGCCCTGA
- a CDS encoding CPBP family intramembrane glutamic endopeptidase, whose product MAMISTEAARTALSWKLLPAVLLSASGVLLFGLENDPAGYSLLGISLVAAALIDREFLMHLALVAAGMVIISLVPLNADLSIGHMALMGGALALAVLVPWLVSRFVYRERIIKFPVNTGRKWPLAAKLYLIGVIALGYFILPGYLISTGVYQNWPDASDPTIFWRLFLGVNAVGIWDELFFICTTFTLLRRHFPDWLANILQAVIFSSFLWEIGYQAWGPLLTFPFALLQGYTFKLTKSLTYVVSVHLIFDFVLFLALVHAHNRDWLPIFFY is encoded by the coding sequence GTGGCAATGATCTCGACCGAAGCGGCACGTACCGCGCTCAGTTGGAAGCTCCTGCCGGCGGTCCTGCTCTCGGCATCCGGGGTGCTGCTTTTCGGCCTAGAGAATGACCCCGCTGGTTACAGCCTGCTCGGCATCAGCTTGGTGGCGGCCGCGTTGATCGACCGTGAATTCCTGATGCATCTCGCACTCGTCGCAGCGGGCATGGTTATTATCAGCCTGGTCCCGCTGAACGCTGATTTGAGCATCGGGCACATGGCACTGATGGGCGGTGCGCTCGCCTTGGCCGTGCTCGTTCCGTGGCTGGTGTCGCGGTTTGTTTACCGCGAGAGGATCATCAAATTTCCCGTGAACACGGGCCGTAAATGGCCGCTGGCCGCGAAGCTGTACCTTATCGGTGTTATTGCGCTCGGCTACTTTATTCTCCCGGGGTACTTGATCAGCACCGGCGTCTACCAGAACTGGCCGGACGCATCCGACCCCACTATCTTCTGGCGGCTCTTTCTCGGAGTGAACGCTGTTGGTATCTGGGACGAGCTGTTCTTTATCTGCACCACCTTCACCCTGCTGCGGCGGCACTTCCCGGATTGGCTCGCCAATATCCTGCAGGCCGTGATCTTCTCGTCCTTCCTGTGGGAGATCGGCTACCAGGCTTGGGGCCCGTTACTGACATTCCCGTTCGCGCTGCTGCAGGGCTACACGTTCAAGCTCACGAAGTCGTTAACGTATGTCGTGTCCGTGCACTTGATCTTCGACTTCGTCCTGTTCCTCGCACTGGTCCACGCACACAACCGCGACTGGCTCCCGATCTTCTTTTACTAA
- a CDS encoding ABC transporter ATP-binding protein, translated as MLIKLVRHYIRPYLSLVLAVVILQLAATIAALYLPSLNAQIIDQGVARGDTEYIWNTGMVMLGVSLVQVTTAIAAVWFGSKAAMAVGRDVRKGVFHKVSGFSAQEVNGFGAPSLITRGTNDVQQVQMLVLMGLNFMVAAPIMCIGGIIMALREDLALSWLVWVSVPALFVVVGFLVWRLMPLFRSMQTKIDNINGVLREQITGIRVVRAFVREPFEAKRFGKANRELTDVSLAVGSLFVLMFPAIGMILHLATAAVLWFGGLRVDAGEMQVGALTAFLQYLLQILVAVMMGTFMAMMIPRASVCAERIGEVLGVKPSIHEPEQPLQPVDKAGVVEFRNVSFAYPGAEAPVLNDVSFTARPGQTTAIVGSTGSGKSTLISMLPRLFDVGSGEVLLDGVPITGMARPDITDRVALVPQRPYLFSGTIAHNLRFGNPQAHDDDLWEALTVAQGADFVLAKEHGLNSPVSQGGTNVSGGQRQRLCIARALVAKPKVYLFDDSFSALDVATDARLRAALKAKTKDATVIIVAQRVTTITDADQILVMDHGQIVARGTHGELLETSPTYQEIVDSQTQAEEVA; from the coding sequence ATGCTGATCAAACTGGTCCGTCACTACATACGGCCCTACCTGTCACTGGTCCTGGCGGTGGTCATCCTGCAGCTCGCGGCGACCATCGCGGCCCTCTACTTGCCTAGCCTGAACGCCCAGATCATTGACCAGGGCGTGGCCCGCGGCGATACCGAATACATCTGGAACACCGGCATGGTCATGCTTGGAGTCAGCCTGGTCCAAGTAACGACGGCGATCGCCGCGGTCTGGTTCGGGTCCAAAGCGGCCATGGCCGTCGGCCGGGATGTGCGCAAGGGCGTCTTCCACAAGGTATCTGGCTTCTCGGCCCAGGAAGTCAACGGATTCGGTGCGCCCAGCCTGATCACCCGCGGCACCAACGATGTGCAGCAGGTCCAGATGCTGGTGCTGATGGGCCTGAACTTCATGGTGGCGGCTCCCATCATGTGCATCGGTGGCATCATCATGGCGCTGCGCGAGGACCTTGCGCTCTCCTGGCTGGTGTGGGTATCCGTGCCGGCACTGTTCGTGGTCGTTGGTTTCCTTGTCTGGCGCCTGATGCCGCTGTTCCGGTCCATGCAGACCAAGATTGACAACATTAACGGGGTGCTGCGCGAGCAGATCACCGGCATCCGAGTGGTGCGCGCCTTTGTCCGCGAGCCGTTCGAGGCTAAACGCTTCGGCAAGGCCAACCGGGAACTGACGGACGTGTCCCTGGCCGTGGGCTCGCTGTTTGTGCTGATGTTCCCGGCGATCGGGATGATCCTGCATCTGGCCACGGCGGCCGTGCTGTGGTTCGGCGGGCTGCGGGTGGACGCGGGGGAGATGCAGGTGGGCGCACTGACCGCGTTCCTTCAGTACCTGCTGCAGATCCTGGTGGCGGTCATGATGGGTACGTTCATGGCGATGATGATTCCGCGCGCCTCGGTCTGTGCCGAGCGCATCGGCGAGGTGCTCGGCGTCAAGCCTTCCATCCACGAGCCGGAGCAGCCGCTGCAGCCGGTGGACAAGGCCGGCGTGGTGGAGTTCCGGAACGTATCCTTCGCCTATCCGGGCGCCGAAGCTCCCGTGCTCAACGACGTCAGTTTCACCGCCCGGCCAGGGCAGACCACCGCCATTGTGGGCAGCACCGGGTCCGGCAAAAGCACGCTGATTTCCATGCTGCCCCGGCTTTTCGACGTCGGCAGCGGGGAGGTCCTGCTCGACGGTGTGCCGATCACCGGCATGGCGCGCCCGGACATCACGGACCGCGTGGCGCTGGTGCCGCAGCGGCCGTACCTGTTCTCCGGCACCATCGCGCACAATCTGCGGTTCGGCAACCCCCAAGCGCACGACGACGACCTCTGGGAAGCCCTCACCGTAGCCCAGGGCGCGGATTTCGTGCTGGCCAAGGAGCACGGGTTGAACTCGCCGGTATCGCAGGGAGGCACCAACGTTTCCGGTGGACAGCGCCAGCGGCTCTGCATCGCACGGGCGTTGGTGGCCAAGCCCAAGGTGTACCTGTTCGACGACTCGTTCTCGGCGCTGGACGTGGCCACTGATGCGCGGCTGCGGGCGGCGCTGAAGGCCAAGACCAAGGACGCCACAGTGATCATCGTGGCCCAGCGAGTCACCACCATCACTGACGCGGACCAGATCCTGGTGATGGATCACGGGCAGATCGTCGCCCGCGGCACCCACGGGGAACTGCTGGAAACCTCGCCCACCTACCAGGAAATTGTTGATTCGCAGACCCAGGCGGAGGAGGTGGCATGA
- a CDS encoding LysR substrate-binding domain-containing protein produces the protein MAEFHDGPWVWLPRHISPDYHDELVAACRLAGFSPEAQHYANSIHSQLAMVRCGLGVTLAPESSVRQQPHGLVWRELRRRVDLVELSWWSAQEARSPSSNTSSPAAATKGAAREWPHHSSRSES, from the coding sequence CTGGCGGAGTTCCACGACGGGCCCTGGGTCTGGCTGCCGCGGCACATCTCCCCGGATTATCACGACGAACTCGTCGCAGCATGCCGTCTGGCAGGCTTCAGCCCCGAGGCCCAGCACTACGCCAACTCCATCCACTCCCAGCTCGCCATGGTCAGGTGCGGGCTCGGTGTAACACTCGCCCCCGAGTCCTCGGTCAGGCAACAGCCGCACGGTCTCGTCTGGCGGGAATTGCGCCGCCGCGTCGACCTCGTGGAGCTCTCGTGGTGGTCCGCTCAGGAGGCCAGGAGCCCTTCGTCCAACACTTCATCGCCTGCTGCAGCCACGAAGGGAGCGGCGAGGGAATGGCCGCACCACTCTAGCCGGTCAGAGTCATAG
- a CDS encoding ABC transporter ATP-binding protein, with product MFGGTPAKKAKHFWPSAKRLFGLLKPEKAAIAGVLAMVIIAVVLNVIAPRVLGNAMDVIFNGAIGSNLPAGASQEQVISGLRAQGQDQFADLLSGMEITPGAGIDFELLGRLIAIVLGMYVVSSLFMWLQGYVLNKVVMRVVYNLRRDVEDKLNRLPLNYFDTRQRGDLLSRVTNDVDNVQQALQQAFAQLVMSALSLIGITVMMFIVSWQLAVIALIALPLSALGAGLIGARSQKLFAAQWKNTGQLNGHIEESFSGHDLVRVFGREKESLAQFDEKNEELYKASFGAQFVSGMIMPVMQFISYLSYVGIAVVGGLRVASGSMTLGDATAFIQYSREFNQPLSQMAGMANMLQSGVASAERVFELLDAEEQDPDTATKSLPPKTDGHVEFEHVSFSYTPDKPLIEDLSFAAKPGETVAIVGPTGAGKTTLVNLVMRFYELNSGRITLDNVDITQLSRAELRSKVGMVLQDAWLFGGTIAENICYGNLDATEEQVLEAAKATYVDRFVRALPDGYDTVIDEDGNNVSAGEKQLITIARAFLANPSLLILDEATSSVDTRTELLVQHAMAALRTDRTSFVIAHRLSTIRDADIILVMEDGQIVEQGNHAALLEAQGAYYRLYMSQFAAAADTV from the coding sequence ATGTTCGGCGGCACGCCGGCGAAGAAGGCCAAGCATTTCTGGCCGTCCGCCAAGCGGCTCTTCGGGTTGCTGAAGCCGGAAAAGGCAGCTATTGCCGGGGTGCTCGCGATGGTGATCATCGCCGTCGTACTTAATGTCATTGCCCCGAGGGTCCTCGGCAACGCAATGGACGTGATTTTCAACGGCGCCATCGGTAGCAACCTGCCGGCCGGCGCCAGCCAGGAACAGGTGATATCGGGGCTCCGTGCGCAGGGGCAGGACCAGTTCGCGGACCTGCTGTCCGGCATGGAAATCACGCCGGGTGCCGGCATCGATTTCGAGCTGCTGGGCCGGCTGATTGCGATTGTGCTGGGCATGTACGTGGTGTCCTCGCTCTTTATGTGGCTGCAGGGCTACGTGCTGAACAAGGTGGTCATGCGCGTGGTCTACAACCTGCGCCGCGACGTGGAAGACAAGCTGAACCGGCTGCCGCTGAACTACTTCGATACCCGCCAGCGCGGCGATCTGCTCTCCCGGGTAACTAACGACGTCGACAACGTCCAGCAGGCGCTGCAACAGGCCTTCGCGCAGCTGGTCATGTCTGCGCTGAGCCTGATCGGCATCACGGTCATGATGTTCATCGTCTCCTGGCAGTTGGCCGTGATCGCCCTGATCGCGCTGCCGCTCTCCGCGCTGGGCGCCGGCCTGATCGGTGCACGAAGCCAGAAGCTCTTCGCCGCCCAGTGGAAGAACACCGGGCAGCTGAACGGTCATATCGAGGAGTCCTTCAGCGGGCATGACCTGGTGCGCGTTTTCGGCCGGGAGAAAGAGTCGCTGGCTCAGTTCGACGAGAAGAACGAGGAACTCTACAAAGCCTCCTTCGGCGCGCAGTTTGTCTCGGGCATGATCATGCCCGTCATGCAGTTCATCTCGTACCTGTCCTATGTGGGGATCGCAGTGGTAGGCGGGCTGCGCGTGGCGTCCGGCTCCATGACCCTGGGCGATGCGACGGCGTTCATCCAGTACTCCCGTGAGTTCAACCAGCCGCTGAGCCAGATGGCCGGCATGGCCAACATGCTGCAGTCCGGCGTGGCCTCCGCCGAGAGGGTGTTCGAACTGCTCGACGCCGAGGAGCAGGACCCGGACACTGCCACCAAATCGCTGCCGCCCAAGACCGACGGCCATGTGGAATTCGAGCACGTCAGCTTCAGCTACACGCCGGACAAACCGCTGATCGAGGACCTGTCCTTCGCCGCGAAGCCCGGCGAAACCGTAGCGATCGTGGGGCCTACCGGTGCCGGAAAGACCACGTTGGTGAACCTGGTGATGCGCTTCTACGAGCTGAACTCCGGCCGGATCACTCTGGACAACGTGGACATCACCCAGCTCAGCCGGGCCGAACTGCGCTCCAAGGTGGGCATGGTGCTGCAGGACGCCTGGCTGTTCGGCGGCACCATCGCGGAGAACATCTGCTACGGCAACCTCGACGCCACGGAGGAGCAGGTGCTCGAAGCGGCGAAGGCCACCTACGTGGACCGCTTTGTGCGGGCGTTGCCGGACGGCTACGACACCGTAATCGACGAAGATGGCAACAATGTCAGCGCCGGCGAGAAACAGCTGATCACGATCGCCCGCGCCTTCCTGGCCAACCCGTCGCTGCTGATTCTGGACGAGGCCACCAGCTCCGTGGACACCCGGACCGAGCTGTTGGTCCAGCACGCCATGGCGGCCCTGCGCACTGACCGGACCAGCTTCGTGATCGCTCACCGGCTCTCCACGATCCGCGACGCCGACATCATCCTGGTGATGGAGGACGGGCAGATCGTGGAACAAGGAAACCATGCAGCACTGCTTGAAGCCCAGGGCGCGTACTACCGGCTGTACATGTCCCAGTTCGCCGCGGCGGCAGACACAGTGTAG
- a CDS encoding GlsB/YeaQ/YmgE family stress response membrane protein, whose translation MIGFIIAGLVIGVLARLIKPGKQHLGMLATLLLGLAGSVIGGVIANLLGTGDIFELNILGFVVAVIAAVLLIGVAEGMAGRRSVRR comes from the coding sequence ATGATTGGTTTTATCATCGCTGGGCTCGTCATCGGAGTACTTGCACGTCTGATCAAGCCTGGGAAACAGCATCTGGGCATGCTCGCCACGCTGCTGCTGGGCCTGGCGGGTTCAGTCATTGGTGGCGTGATCGCGAACCTGCTTGGCACCGGCGACATCTTCGAGCTGAACATTCTTGGATTTGTCGTTGCCGTAATCGCAGCAGTGCTCCTGATCGGCGTAGCTGAAGGCATGGCCGGCCGCCGGAGCGTCCGCCGCTAG
- a CDS encoding multicopper oxidase domain-containing protein — MNFLRVGGRKASAASAARTAAPGAAVMDLYINEGLRAMVDGSLVYHRGFGDRPTAVNDPDPSLMAAPRVFTAAGRLVRSRTYPLNRPLPRSGRPAPQRTDPQADGYYLPRRAHWASYFPDRTIIAETGSTVRLRIHNRLSQVHELVIHGAGPNRTDVASGPIRPGATGSLVLKNPVPGTYLYTDPTNAPVERALGLFGALVVIDPAHAWRLAPGGAEFERQWLWICHDVVPEWAAAASRGGTVTGTGTDIAPRYFTLNDLSGYQSLAISEDPELNEKREEDTLPSGFPRLTDVRNFSQSPAAGTVRTGQLIRMLNAGTVDHQLHYHGNHVWVVRANGRDFPRINGSVMADGHVSLQHWEDTVSLFPLGRKEAILPMVRPPDVVDAVWDAREEDWKYPMHCHAEPSQTAAGGLYPGGLLADWAGLKSSPKRDWHAVACSAEIMRRFTEVAV; from the coding sequence TTGAATTTTCTGCGTGTTGGTGGGCGTAAAGCGTCTGCCGCTTCCGCTGCCCGTACTGCGGCGCCGGGCGCGGCGGTGATGGATCTTTACATCAACGAAGGCCTCAGGGCGATGGTGGACGGATCCCTGGTCTACCACCGCGGGTTCGGCGACCGCCCCACGGCAGTCAACGACCCGGATCCCAGCCTCATGGCCGCACCCCGGGTCTTCACCGCGGCTGGCCGCCTGGTCCGGAGCCGCACCTATCCATTGAACCGGCCGCTGCCGCGCTCCGGCCGGCCCGCGCCGCAGCGTACCGATCCCCAGGCAGACGGCTATTACCTGCCCCGCCGGGCCCACTGGGCGAGCTATTTTCCGGACCGGACCATCATCGCCGAGACCGGCAGCACCGTCCGGCTGCGGATCCATAACCGGCTGTCCCAGGTTCATGAGCTGGTCATCCACGGTGCCGGACCGAACCGGACCGACGTGGCCAGCGGCCCGATCAGGCCCGGGGCTACCGGATCCCTGGTCCTGAAGAACCCCGTCCCGGGCACTTACCTGTACACCGATCCGACGAACGCGCCGGTGGAACGGGCCCTGGGGCTGTTCGGCGCACTGGTCGTCATCGACCCGGCCCATGCCTGGCGGCTGGCCCCCGGAGGCGCCGAATTCGAGCGGCAATGGCTGTGGATCTGCCACGACGTCGTGCCCGAATGGGCTGCGGCCGCTTCCCGCGGCGGCACGGTCACCGGCACGGGTACCGATATCGCGCCGCGCTACTTCACCCTGAACGATCTCTCCGGCTACCAGTCCCTGGCCATCAGCGAAGACCCCGAACTCAACGAAAAGCGCGAAGAAGACACCCTGCCCTCAGGCTTCCCAAGGCTGACCGACGTTCGCAACTTCAGCCAGTCCCCCGCAGCGGGGACGGTGCGCACCGGACAGTTGATCCGGATGCTCAACGCCGGCACCGTCGATCACCAGCTGCACTACCACGGCAACCATGTCTGGGTCGTCCGCGCGAACGGGCGGGACTTTCCCCGCATCAACGGCTCCGTCATGGCCGACGGCCACGTCAGCCTGCAGCACTGGGAAGACACGGTCTCACTCTTCCCCCTGGGACGCAAGGAAGCCATCCTGCCGATGGTCCGGCCGCCGGACGTCGTGGACGCGGTCTGGGACGCACGCGAGGAAGACTGGAAATACCCCATGCACTGCCACGCCGAGCCCTCCCAAACAGCTGCCGGCGGGCTCTACCCCGGCGGGCTCCTCGCGGACTGGGCCGGGCTGAAAAGTTCACCGAAAAGGGACTGGCATGCGGTGGCCTGCAGCGCGGAAATCATGCGGCGCTTTACCGAGGTTGCCGTGTAG